One window of Hylemonella gracilis genomic DNA carries:
- a CDS encoding YfgM family protein — protein MAHFDLEEQEKLAQIKHFWKQYGNLLTAVLVVVLLALSGWWGWKAWQNRQTMQATALYEEMERIAANPAADPDGARLTRALADMKDRFPRTAQAQQAALQVAALHAQAGLAQPARLDAARAALQWLAEQGRDEGYRALARLRLAGLLLDSKSYDAALAQLSADFPSEFAALAADRRGDIFLAQGKKTEAAAEYLKAWQGLDVQAGPGSNYRQVVDAKLAALGVQPTSAAPSEVR, from the coding sequence ATGGCACATTTCGACCTCGAAGAACAAGAGAAGCTTGCGCAGATCAAGCATTTCTGGAAGCAATACGGCAACCTTCTGACGGCCGTTCTGGTCGTGGTGCTGCTTGCCTTGTCCGGCTGGTGGGGCTGGAAGGCCTGGCAGAACCGTCAAACCATGCAAGCCACGGCGCTGTATGAGGAAATGGAGCGCATCGCGGCCAACCCTGCTGCCGACCCGGACGGTGCGCGCCTCACGCGCGCGCTGGCCGACATGAAAGACCGGTTCCCGCGCACCGCGCAGGCTCAGCAGGCGGCCTTGCAGGTCGCTGCCCTGCATGCCCAGGCTGGCCTCGCGCAGCCCGCACGGCTGGACGCCGCGCGTGCGGCGTTGCAGTGGCTGGCTGAGCAGGGGCGCGACGAAGGCTATCGCGCGCTGGCGCGCCTGCGATTGGCCGGTTTGCTGCTGGACAGCAAGTCTTACGATGCGGCGCTGGCCCAGCTGAGCGCTGATTTTCCTTCCGAGTTCGCCGCGCTGGCGGCTGACCGTCGGGGCGACATCTTCCTGGCGCAAGGCAAGAAGACCGAAGCCGCAGCCGAGTACCTCAAGGCCTGGCAAGGCCTGGACGTGCAAGCCGGCCCGGGCAGCAATTACCGGCAGGTGGTCGATGCCAAGCTGGCGGCCCTCGGTGTCCAGCCGACTTCCGCCGCCCCTTCCGAGGTTCGGTGA
- the hisS gene encoding histidine--tRNA ligase, which translates to MTEKLVAVKGMNDILPASVPRTEKLPDSARWQWFEAAVRKVLACYGYQYILTPIVEPTALFVRGLGEVTDIVEKEMYSFTDSMNGDRLTLRPEGTAGIVRAMIEHNALYNGPLRLWTQGPMFRHERPQKGRYRQFHQLDVEALGFAGPDVDAEMILVARALWRELGLIEGQHVRLEINSLGQPEERRQHREALIRHFEQHAAQLDEDAQRRLHSNPLRILDSKNPAMQALIEAAPRLFDFLGAESLAHFDAVKSTLDAAGLAYRVNPRLVRGMDYYNLTVFEWVTDQLGSQGTVCGGGRYDGLISQLGGKPAPAVGFGLGIERLLLLAQDLNLPMPGTAPDVYAIVPPGTPLAPVMTTLETLRARGLRVVQHAGGLDGPGSMKSQFKKADASGAAWALVFGAEELAVGEVTLKALREGMQGSGDAGAQTRQALAEVARWAALLESQA; encoded by the coding sequence ATGACTGAAAAACTTGTCGCGGTAAAAGGGATGAACGACATCCTGCCGGCCAGCGTGCCGCGCACGGAAAAGCTCCCGGATTCCGCCCGTTGGCAATGGTTCGAAGCGGCGGTGCGCAAGGTGCTGGCGTGTTATGGCTACCAGTACATCCTAACGCCCATCGTCGAGCCGACTGCCTTGTTCGTGCGCGGCCTGGGCGAGGTGACGGACATCGTCGAGAAGGAGATGTACTCCTTCACCGACAGCATGAACGGCGACCGGCTCACGCTGCGTCCCGAGGGCACGGCCGGCATCGTGCGCGCGATGATCGAGCACAACGCGCTCTACAACGGGCCCTTGCGTCTGTGGACACAGGGTCCCATGTTCCGGCACGAAAGGCCTCAGAAGGGACGCTACCGTCAATTCCACCAGCTTGACGTGGAGGCGCTCGGGTTCGCGGGGCCGGACGTGGACGCCGAGATGATCCTTGTCGCCCGCGCCCTGTGGCGCGAGCTCGGCCTCATCGAAGGCCAGCATGTGCGCCTGGAGATCAACAGCCTGGGCCAACCCGAGGAGCGCCGGCAGCACCGGGAGGCCCTGATCCGGCATTTTGAACAGCATGCCGCGCAGCTCGACGAAGACGCCCAACGCCGCCTGCACAGCAACCCGCTGCGCATCCTCGATAGCAAGAACCCGGCAATGCAGGCGCTGATCGAAGCCGCGCCCCGGCTTTTCGACTTCCTCGGGGCTGAATCGCTGGCGCACTTCGACGCGGTCAAGTCCACGCTGGACGCGGCGGGCCTGGCCTACCGCGTCAACCCGCGGCTGGTGCGCGGCATGGATTACTACAACCTCACCGTCTTTGAGTGGGTCACCGATCAGCTGGGGTCCCAGGGCACGGTCTGTGGCGGCGGCCGTTACGACGGGCTGATCAGCCAATTGGGCGGCAAGCCCGCGCCTGCCGTGGGCTTCGGTCTGGGCATCGAACGCCTCTTGCTGCTGGCGCAGGACCTGAACCTGCCCATGCCCGGCACGGCGCCCGACGTCTACGCGATCGTCCCACCGGGCACGCCTCTCGCGCCGGTGATGACCACGCTGGAGACCTTGCGCGCGCGCGGCCTGCGTGTGGTGCAGCACGCGGGCGGGTTGGATGGTCCGGGCAGCATGAAATCCCAGTTCAAGAAGGCCGATGCCAGTGGCGCGGCCTGGGCGCTGGTCTTCGGCGCTGAAGAACTGGCCGTGGGCGAGGTCACGCTCAAGGCCCTGCGCGAGGGCATGCAGGGCAGTGGCGACGCCGGTGCGCAGACTCGCCAGGCGCTGGCCGAGGTCGCGCGCTGGGCCGCCCTTCTAGAATCACAGGCTTGA
- the ispG gene encoding flavodoxin-dependent (E)-4-hydroxy-3-methylbut-2-enyl-diphosphate synthase yields the protein MSLDRQPDPQAAPWALSPTPIARAAPAPRRSRQARVAWGANIVTVGGDAPVRVQSMTNTDTVDVIGTAIQVKELAQAGSELVRITVNTPEAAQAVPHIREQLDRMGIAVPLIGDFHYNGHTLLTQYPACAETLSKYRINPGNVGKGDKKDRQFGQMVEAALKWNKPVRIGVNWGSLDQELLASLMDANSRRAQPWDAKAVMYEALVTSAIESARLAVELGMAPEQVLLSCKVSGVQDLISVYRELARRCDYPLHLGLTEAGMGTKGTVASAAAMSVLLQEGIGDTIRVSLTPQPGESRTQEVVIASEILQALGLRVFVPSVTACPGCGRTTSTTFQELAKQIDDFLRMQMPVWRKQYPGVETLKVAVMGCIVNGPGESKHADIGISLPGTGESPAAPVFIDGEKALTLRGDNIAAEFHQIVENYIERRFGRAAETA from the coding sequence ATGTCGCTGGATCGCCAGCCCGATCCGCAGGCTGCACCTTGGGCGCTGTCGCCGACGCCCATCGCGCGGGCCGCGCCGGCCCCGCGCCGCAGCCGCCAGGCCCGCGTGGCCTGGGGCGCGAACATCGTCACCGTGGGCGGTGACGCACCGGTGCGCGTGCAGTCCATGACCAACACCGACACGGTCGACGTGATCGGCACCGCCATCCAGGTCAAGGAATTGGCTCAGGCGGGCAGCGAGCTGGTGCGCATCACGGTCAACACGCCCGAGGCCGCCCAGGCCGTGCCGCACATCCGTGAACAACTCGACCGCATGGGCATCGCCGTGCCCTTGATCGGTGACTTCCATTACAACGGGCACACCTTGCTTACCCAGTACCCGGCCTGCGCGGAGACACTGAGCAAGTACCGCATCAACCCTGGCAACGTGGGCAAGGGTGACAAGAAAGACAGGCAGTTCGGCCAGATGGTCGAGGCGGCCCTGAAATGGAACAAGCCCGTGCGCATCGGCGTCAACTGGGGCAGCCTGGACCAGGAGCTGCTGGCCAGCCTGATGGACGCCAACAGCCGGCGTGCCCAGCCCTGGGATGCCAAGGCCGTGATGTACGAAGCTTTGGTGACGTCTGCGATCGAATCCGCGCGACTCGCGGTGGAACTCGGTATGGCGCCTGAGCAAGTCCTGCTGTCCTGCAAGGTCAGCGGTGTGCAAGACCTGATCTCCGTCTACCGCGAGCTCGCTCGCCGTTGCGACTACCCGCTGCACCTGGGCCTGACCGAGGCCGGCATGGGCACCAAGGGCACGGTGGCATCCGCGGCGGCCATGTCCGTGTTGCTGCAGGAAGGCATAGGCGACACCATCCGTGTGTCGCTGACGCCGCAGCCGGGCGAGTCGCGCACGCAGGAGGTGGTGATTGCCTCCGAAATCCTGCAGGCCCTGGGCCTGCGCGTGTTCGTGCCCAGCGTCACGGCCTGCCCGGGCTGCGGACGCACCACGAGCACGACCTTCCAGGAACTGGCCAAGCAGATCGACGACTTCCTGCGCATGCAGATGCCAGTCTGGCGCAAGCAGTACCCGGGCGTGGAGACCTTGAAGGTGGCCGTGATGGGCTGCATCGTCAATGGTCCGGGCGAGAGCAAGCACGCGGACATCGGCATCAGCCTGCCCGGCACGGGTGAGTCGCCCGCCGCGCCGGTGTTCATTGACGGCGAGAAGGCCTTGACCCTGCGAGGTGACAACATCGCCGCCGAGTTCCACCAGATCGTCGAAAACTACATCGAAAGGCGTTTCGGCCGCGCGGCCGAGACCGCATGA
- a CDS encoding helix-turn-helix domain-containing protein, which translates to MNEENKHEKTQAEAVDGAAQNVTAADESSPGPDSAFQPSFQPSTQGDVGISAGAMLRHARETAGVDLSSLALALKISVKKLEALEANRHEELTDSVFIRALASSVCRTLKIDAAPILARLPKSNAPKLVANDETGLNAPFRTPADVAKTPFWEHLSRPVVLATLAVLLAALILILFPSSKTTTTAGPAAAPSASEGQSGDAVAESADDMPKDVAVDAGPGISSTSAAVPQASIPAAPLVTSPMTTPGTAQGGAASAFSPAAGASRPVPATPPTAAVPAALTPSATPSILARGTSPNGAAPNLATVPARAAAVAPAAQPAAAVPAPQAVANADDEEEPKFSRSGAVVFRLREPGWVQVTDASGTIRINRVLEANTPVGVVNGPFPLTVIVGRPEVTAVQVRGRPFDLTPTIVNGQAKFEVQ; encoded by the coding sequence ATGAATGAAGAGAACAAGCACGAGAAAACGCAGGCTGAAGCCGTGGACGGCGCGGCGCAAAACGTGACGGCGGCGGACGAGTCCTCGCCCGGCCCGGACTCGGCTTTCCAACCGTCCTTCCAGCCTTCCACCCAAGGCGACGTGGGCATCAGCGCCGGCGCCATGCTGCGCCACGCACGCGAGACGGCTGGCGTGGATCTTTCCTCGTTGGCCCTGGCGCTGAAGATTTCGGTCAAGAAGCTGGAAGCGCTCGAGGCCAATCGCCATGAGGAACTCACGGATTCCGTGTTCATCCGTGCGCTGGCGTCCAGCGTCTGCCGCACGCTCAAGATTGACGCGGCGCCCATCCTGGCGCGCCTGCCCAAGTCCAACGCGCCTAAGCTGGTCGCCAACGACGAAACTGGGCTGAATGCGCCGTTCCGTACCCCTGCCGATGTCGCCAAGACGCCGTTCTGGGAGCATCTGTCCCGTCCGGTGGTGCTGGCCACGCTGGCAGTACTGCTGGCCGCTCTGATCCTGATTCTGTTCCCGTCCAGCAAGACCACCACCACCGCTGGCCCGGCGGCGGCACCGTCCGCCAGCGAGGGGCAGAGCGGCGACGCGGTGGCTGAATCCGCCGACGACATGCCGAAGGACGTTGCGGTCGACGCTGGCCCGGGCATTTCGTCCACCAGCGCCGCCGTGCCCCAGGCCAGTATTCCGGCGGCACCGTTGGTGACCTCCCCCATGACCACGCCTGGCACGGCGCAGGGCGGCGCGGCTTCGGCTTTCTCCCCGGCTGCCGGTGCAAGCCGCCCCGTGCCTGCGACGCCGCCCACGGCCGCCGTCCCTGCGGCCTTGACACCGTCCGCGACGCCGTCCATTCTTGCGCGTGGGACCTCGCCCAATGGCGCGGCGCCCAACCTGGCCACCGTGCCCGCGCGCGCGGCCGCCGTGGCGCCCGCTGCCCAGCCTGCCGCCGCCGTGCCCGCGCCTCAGGCGGTGGCGAATGCCGACGATGAGGAAGAACCCAAGTTCTCCCGTTCCGGCGCCGTGGTGTTCCGTCTGCGCGAGCCAGGCTGGGTGCAGGTGACCGACGCCAGTGGCACCATCCGCATCAACCGCGTGCTGGAAGCCAACACACCAGTGGGCGTGGTCAATGGCCCCTTCCCGCTGACCGTGATCGTGGGGCGCCCCGAGGTCACGGCCGTGCAGGTGCGTGGCCGGCCTTTCGATCTGACGCCGACCATCGTGAACGGCCAGGCGAAATTCGAGGTGCAGTGA
- the pilW gene encoding type IV pilus biogenesis/stability protein PilW: MIGFESRPRVRAHEERRVFWAWTTLLMLAFALPGLQSCAQGASGEDIVTASDEPEPRRRARLRLQLALGYYERGQPTVALDETKQALAIDSGFVEAYNLRGLIYMKLDEPRLAQESFRRALSLGGDNPDVLHNQGWLQCQQGEFAQATRSFERALAQPAYAERAKTWLSLGLCQIRAGQAGPAEQSLLKAHELDAGNPVTGYNLAQLLYARGAPQDARFYIQRINNNGALANAETLWLGAKIEHRLGHPQARDRLGSQLRAHYPGSKELDFYDRRAFDE, from the coding sequence ATGATCGGCTTCGAATCCCGTCCACGTGTGCGCGCGCACGAGGAGCGTCGGGTGTTCTGGGCCTGGACGACCTTGCTGATGTTGGCGTTTGCCCTGCCGGGTCTGCAGTCGTGTGCGCAGGGCGCGAGCGGCGAAGACATCGTGACTGCGTCGGACGAACCCGAGCCCCGCCGTCGCGCCCGCTTGCGCCTGCAACTGGCCCTGGGTTATTACGAGCGGGGCCAGCCCACGGTGGCACTGGACGAGACCAAGCAGGCCCTGGCCATCGATTCCGGCTTCGTGGAGGCCTACAACCTGCGCGGCCTCATCTACATGAAGCTTGATGAGCCCCGGTTGGCGCAGGAGAGTTTCCGCCGGGCGCTGTCCCTGGGCGGCGACAATCCGGACGTATTGCACAACCAGGGTTGGCTGCAGTGCCAGCAAGGTGAATTCGCGCAGGCGACGCGTTCCTTTGAGCGCGCCCTGGCGCAACCGGCGTATGCCGAGCGTGCCAAGACCTGGTTGAGCCTGGGCTTGTGCCAGATCCGCGCGGGCCAAGCCGGACCGGCCGAGCAGAGTCTGCTCAAGGCCCATGAATTGGACGCGGGCAATCCCGTGACCGGCTACAACCTGGCACAACTTCTGTACGCGCGGGGTGCGCCGCAAGACGCCCGGTTTTACATTCAGCGCATCAATAACAATGGCGCCTTGGCCAACGCCGAAACTTTGTGGTTGGGTGCGAAGATCGAGCATCGTCTGGGGCATCCGCAGGCGCGCGATCGCCTGGGCAGCCAGTTGCGCGCGCATTACCCGGGCTCGAAAGAACTGGATTTCTATGATCGGAGAGCGTTCGATGAATGA
- the rlmN gene encoding 23S rRNA (adenine(2503)-C(2))-methyltransferase RlmN — protein sequence MTTANLLDFDLDGLAVFCERLGEKRFRATQLFRWIHQRGASDFDQMSDLAKSLRAKLKTSARIEGLSVIAQQESADGTIKWLFDVGGGNAVEAVYIPEDDRGTLCVSSQAGCAVGCRFCSTGHQGFSRNLSTGEIVAQLWFAEHFLRARRQRPQPGEDHRVITNVVMMGMGEPLQNYAALVPALRVMLDDHGYGLSRRRLTVSTSGVVPMVDRLSQDIPVALAVSLHAPNDALRDGLVPLNRKYPIQELLDACLRYLAHAPRDFITFEYCMLDGVNDQPGHARELLALMQDFRQRAAVQGHGVGCKLNLIPFNPFPESGLKRSPGERVQVFAKVLLDAGIVTTVRKTRGDDIDAACGQLAGDVQDRTSVDARMARQRQLLQPLQPLGAGHPPGGVRA from the coding sequence ATGACAACGGCCAATCTGCTCGACTTCGATCTTGACGGGCTGGCCGTTTTTTGCGAGCGCTTGGGCGAGAAGCGTTTCCGCGCCACCCAGCTGTTCCGCTGGATCCATCAGCGGGGCGCGAGCGACTTTGACCAGATGAGCGATCTGGCCAAGTCTTTGCGCGCCAAACTCAAGACGTCGGCCCGCATCGAAGGCCTGTCCGTGATCGCCCAGCAGGAGTCGGCGGACGGCACCATCAAGTGGCTGTTCGACGTGGGCGGCGGCAACGCCGTTGAGGCGGTCTACATTCCCGAGGACGACCGGGGCACCTTGTGCGTGTCCTCGCAGGCTGGTTGCGCCGTCGGTTGCCGCTTCTGCTCCACCGGCCACCAGGGATTCAGCCGCAACCTCAGCACGGGCGAGATCGTTGCCCAGCTCTGGTTCGCCGAGCATTTCCTGCGTGCCCGCCGGCAGCGCCCGCAGCCAGGCGAAGACCACCGCGTGATCACCAATGTGGTGATGATGGGCATGGGGGAGCCGCTGCAGAACTACGCGGCCCTGGTTCCTGCCTTGCGCGTGATGCTGGATGACCATGGTTATGGCCTGTCGCGTCGCCGGCTGACCGTGTCCACTTCGGGCGTGGTGCCCATGGTGGACCGGCTGAGTCAGGATATTCCCGTGGCGCTGGCCGTGTCCCTGCATGCGCCGAACGACGCCTTGCGCGACGGCCTTGTGCCGCTCAACCGCAAATACCCGATCCAGGAACTGCTGGATGCCTGCCTGCGCTACTTGGCGCATGCGCCGCGCGACTTCATCACCTTCGAGTACTGCATGCTCGATGGGGTGAATGACCAGCCCGGGCACGCGCGCGAGCTGCTGGCCCTGATGCAGGACTTTCGCCAGCGCGCGGCCGTCCAGGGGCATGGCGTCGGCTGCAAGCTCAATCTGATTCCATTCAACCCTTTCCCTGAGTCGGGCCTGAAGCGTTCGCCCGGCGAACGCGTGCAGGTCTTCGCCAAGGTTCTGCTTGACGCGGGCATCGTCACCACGGTGCGCAAGACCCGGGGTGACGACATTGACGCCGCCTGCGGCCAACTGGCGGGCGACGTGCAGGATCGCACCAGCGTTGACGCGCGCATGGCGCGTCAGCGGCAACTACTGCAGCCGCTGCAGCCCCTGGGCGCCGGGCATCCCCCGGGGGGAGTGCGGGCATGA
- the ndk gene encoding nucleoside-diphosphate kinase has product MAIQRTLSIIKPDAVAKNVIGQIYARFEAAGLKIIAAKMVHLSQADAEAFYAVHKARPFFNDLVKFMISGPVMIQALEGDNAILKNRDLMGATDPKKADKGTIRADFADSIDANAVHGSDAPETAAAEVAFFFPGMNVYSR; this is encoded by the coding sequence ATGGCTATCCAGCGCACCCTTTCCATCATCAAGCCCGACGCCGTTGCCAAGAATGTCATCGGTCAGATCTACGCCCGTTTCGAAGCAGCCGGCCTGAAGATCATCGCGGCCAAGATGGTTCATTTGTCGCAAGCCGACGCGGAGGCCTTCTACGCGGTGCACAAGGCGCGTCCCTTCTTCAACGACCTGGTGAAGTTCATGATCTCCGGCCCGGTGATGATCCAGGCGCTCGAGGGCGACAACGCCATCCTGAAGAACCGTGACCTGATGGGTGCGACGGATCCCAAGAAGGCCGACAAGGGCACCATCCGTGCCGACTTTGCCGACAGCATCGACGCCAACGCCGTGCACGGTTCCGACGCGCCTGAGACGGCCGCCGCCGAAGTGGCGTTCTTCTTCCCCGGCATGAACGTCTACAGCCGCTGA
- the scpB gene encoding SMC-Scp complex subunit ScpB has protein sequence MNTSLAKRVLETALICAQQPMPLRDMVVLFDGALGADTLKGLLDELQQEWTQRGVELVCVASGWRFQSRPEMRQYLDRLHPEKPPRYTRATLETLAIIAYRQPVTRGDMEDIRGVTVNSLIIKQLEDRGWIEVVGHREAPGRPGLYATTRQFLDDLGLASIDQLPLMETPQSQDTVLDMLSELPAELHKDAATEETADVTGDAPSDRMGPQAQAPLVEGGAMEATDAAGSTSTGTTEEQQG, from the coding sequence ATGAATACGAGTCTGGCCAAGCGCGTTCTGGAAACCGCCTTGATTTGCGCGCAGCAGCCCATGCCGCTGCGCGACATGGTCGTGCTGTTCGATGGCGCGCTGGGGGCCGACACGCTCAAGGGCCTTCTGGATGAATTGCAGCAGGAGTGGACGCAGCGTGGCGTGGAGCTGGTCTGCGTGGCCTCGGGCTGGCGCTTCCAGAGTCGCCCCGAGATGCGCCAGTACCTGGACCGCCTGCATCCGGAAAAACCGCCGCGCTACACCCGCGCCACGTTGGAGACGTTGGCCATCATCGCTTACCGCCAACCGGTGACGCGCGGCGACATGGAAGACATCCGGGGCGTGACGGTCAATTCGCTGATCATCAAGCAACTGGAGGATCGCGGCTGGATTGAGGTGGTCGGCCATCGCGAAGCACCGGGGCGCCCGGGTCTGTACGCGACGACGCGGCAGTTTCTCGACGATCTGGGCTTGGCCTCGATCGACCAGTTGCCCTTGATGGAAACACCACAGTCCCAAGACACAGTGCTGGACATGCTGTCGGAACTGCCGGCTGAGTTGCACAAAGACGCAGCGACCGAGGAGACCGCCGACGTGACGGGTGATGCGCCGAGCGATCGGATGGGCCCGCAGGCGCAGGCGCCGCTGGTGGAAGGCGGCGCGATGGAGGCCACGGACGCGGCCGGTTCGACGTCTACTGGAACGACAGAGGAACAACAGGGATGA
- a CDS encoding RluA family pseudouridine synthase, translated as MSVEDGEGVEGEGGEAGEAGEVELERRPWRISTALHGQRLDRALSELVPEFSRSYLQQLIEAGAVSSGQPPANLVLRKPAHKVRAGDSGLIELRPTPQSQAFKPETMALDIVHEDAHLLVIHKPAGLVVHPAPGHWSGTLLNGLLGRDQGRGEAAAQLPRAGIVHRLDKDTSGLMLVARTRVAMEALVRMIAAREVSRQYLALARRTWTGPALRDVGGAPQDGIGRDPANRLRMAVVDLARHPGKSARTTFELLCNAAPRPDLGLEHGACLLRCTLHTGRTHQIRVHAASIGHPLIADSLYGGAPAAGLQRQALHAWRLALRHPISGEAMVFHAPPPGDLRDACAALGLDYNAAQETPNSPLPRGPKEA; from the coding sequence ATGTCGGTGGAGGATGGGGAAGGCGTGGAGGGTGAAGGGGGTGAGGCAGGTGAAGCGGGCGAGGTCGAGCTGGAGCGGCGGCCCTGGCGGATCTCGACCGCCTTGCATGGCCAGCGGCTGGATCGCGCCTTGAGCGAACTGGTCCCCGAGTTCTCGCGCAGCTACCTGCAGCAGCTGATCGAGGCCGGCGCGGTTTCCTCGGGTCAGCCGCCTGCCAACCTGGTTCTGCGCAAGCCGGCCCACAAGGTTCGCGCTGGGGATTCCGGCCTGATCGAGTTGCGTCCGACACCCCAGAGCCAGGCCTTCAAGCCGGAGACGATGGCGCTGGACATCGTGCACGAGGACGCGCATCTGCTCGTCATCCACAAGCCGGCGGGTCTGGTGGTGCACCCGGCGCCCGGTCACTGGAGCGGCACCCTGCTCAACGGCCTGCTCGGACGGGACCAGGGACGCGGCGAGGCGGCCGCCCAGTTGCCGCGTGCCGGCATCGTGCATCGCCTGGACAAGGACACCAGCGGTCTGATGTTGGTGGCGCGCACGCGCGTCGCGATGGAGGCGCTGGTGCGCATGATCGCCGCCCGCGAGGTGAGTCGGCAATACCTGGCGTTGGCGCGGCGGACGTGGACCGGGCCTGCGTTGCGCGACGTGGGAGGGGCGCCGCAGGATGGCATCGGCCGCGATCCCGCCAATCGCCTGCGCATGGCCGTGGTCGATCTGGCGCGGCATCCAGGCAAGTCGGCGCGGACCACCTTCGAGCTTCTGTGTAACGCCGCGCCCAGGCCGGACCTGGGTCTGGAGCATGGCGCCTGCCTGCTGCGCTGCACCTTGCATACGGGGCGGACGCACCAGATCCGCGTCCACGCTGCCTCGATCGGCCACCCGCTGATCGCTGACAGCCTGTACGGCGGTGCACCTGCGGCAGGCCTGCAACGGCAGGCCCTGCATGCCTGGCGACTCGCCTTGCGGCACCCGATCAGCGGCGAGGCCATGGTCTTCCATGCGCCGCCGCCGGGCGACCTGCGAGACGCCTGCGCCGCCTTGGGGCTGGACTACAATGCCGCGCAGGAAACACCGAATTCGCCCTTGCCCCGAGGGCCGAAGGAAGCGTGA
- a CDS encoding outer membrane protein assembly factor BamD, protein MLRAKLSAVLSIVLPVTLAVLLSACSSTPDDPTAKMKPEEILEQAREEVRNFQYAQAVTLFEKLEGRAAGTSLAQQAQLEKAYAQYKDDQPAQAVSTLDRFMRLHPASPAIDYALYLKGLVNFNEDLGLFSFITRQDLSERDQLAAKESWSAFNELVTRFPDSRYSTDARARMVYIIDTLARYEVHVARYYFSRGAYVAAVNRAQQAISDYRTAPALEEALQILIASYEALNMPQLRDDARRVLVTNYPNSAYLKGGAH, encoded by the coding sequence ATGCTGCGCGCTAAATTATCGGCTGTCCTTTCCATCGTGCTGCCGGTCACGCTGGCCGTCCTGCTCTCCGCCTGCTCGAGCACGCCGGACGACCCCACGGCGAAGATGAAACCCGAGGAGATCCTGGAGCAGGCGCGCGAGGAAGTCCGCAACTTCCAGTACGCCCAGGCCGTCACCCTGTTCGAGAAATTGGAAGGGCGCGCCGCGGGCACCTCGCTGGCCCAGCAGGCCCAGCTCGAAAAAGCCTATGCCCAGTACAAGGATGACCAGCCCGCGCAGGCCGTGTCCACCCTGGACCGCTTCATGCGCCTGCACCCGGCCAGCCCGGCCATCGACTACGCCCTGTACCTCAAGGGGTTGGTCAACTTCAACGAAGACCTGGGCCTGTTCTCATTCATCACGCGCCAGGATCTGTCGGAACGCGACCAACTGGCCGCCAAGGAATCCTGGTCGGCCTTCAATGAGCTGGTGACGCGCTTCCCGGATTCGCGCTACAGCACCGATGCGCGCGCGCGCATGGTCTACATCATCGACACCCTGGCTCGCTACGAAGTCCATGTGGCGCGTTATTACTTCAGCCGCGGAGCCTACGTGGCCGCCGTCAACCGCGCCCAGCAGGCGATCTCGGACTACCGCACGGCACCTGCGCTCGAAGAAGCGCTGCAGATCCTCATCGCGTCCTACGAAGCCTTGAACATGCCGCAGTTGCGCGACGATGCGCGGCGCGTGCTGGTGACCAACTACCCGAACAGCGCCTACCTCAAGGGCGGCGCCCACTGA